Genomic segment of Candidatus Abawacabacteria bacterium:
AAAGAATTATTCACAGTCGGTGGAACCGACCCTGTTGAGCCGATGTTTGAACGCCACTCCGTTTCGTCGGCTCTCTTTTCTGGCATGATTGCCAGTGAACCACAAAGGGGCGCAAGCGGCCCCTACGCTCCTTCGGAGCTACCCCCAAGCAAAAGGAATTCCAATAGCGGATCGCAGTCAGACATCGGCTGCGTATCTCCCTATTTAGTAGCGGAGGGAGCCACCTCTCTTGAATACCCCAACCTGGCGCCTCCGCTACTTTCTTATTTTGGCTCCATCACAGAAAATTTAACAGGATATTCCGATAGCGAGCTAATAATGGCTGTCTATTGCGAAGCTCCTGAATACAATCGAAAACAGGCAGATAAATATTTAAAATTTTTACAGGAATGTAAAACATTAAAAGGCAATAACTTAAAACACTGGATTAAAGCCTGGAATGCAAATTCCCCTGGATATCAGACAAGCTATAAGTCAGTTTTGAGAGCAAGACAAGCACTTGAAGAAGAAGGAATTGTCGGTTTACTTGGCAATTATGGTAAAAATTACGGCAAAAGTGTCGTCAAGGATAGCTGGTTTGAAGAATTTAAAAAGCTCTATCTCCTTGAAGGTGCACCTAGCCTGCAAAGTAGCTGGGTGATTTTGCTTGGAAAATTAAAACGTTTAGAAGACATAACCCTCAAAGATTTTCCCAAACCTATCAGTTTTTTAAGACGATTAGAACGGGAAATACCGGAGCAGGCAATCTATAAATTCAGATACGGAGAAAAAGCCTGGAATAAAAAATACAATATGTATATCGATCGGGATTACAGCAACGTAAAAGCCTGTCAGTGCTGGGTGTCTGATCATGCGCAGATAGATGTCGCGGTAAAAGGACCAGACGGTAAAATATATTTCCCCTGGGTGACAGCCTGGAGAGATTTTAAAACCAGTAAATGGCTCGGCTGGCTTTTACATTTTGAATCACCCAACAGCGATCATATTTTCCAGAGTTTTTATTATGCTGCATTAGTCTGGGGTTTGCCTGAAGAAATCTACATCGACAACGGTAAAGATTATCGCAGTAAAGATTTTGCCGGTGGAAGGCCAAAAAAAATTAAGGTTGAGATTAACGTTGACCGTGCAGCCTCAATGATAAATCTTATCGGTGTCATCGCACATTTCAGCAATCCTTACGGCGCGCAATCAAAGCCTATTGAACGAGATTTTAACAAAATTAAAGAAATGCTATCAAAACATTGCGTTGGATATAGAGGCGGAAATGTTGTTGAGCGACCAGAAAAGCTTGTTGATGAAATAAAAACCGGTCTGGTAGTGGAATTTGATAAATTCAAGGACCTGTTTGATTATTATATCGCTAATGTGCTGAACCGTATGCCTAGCACCGGTAAAAATTTACAGGGAATGTCTCCTGATCAGCTCTGGGCTGAAGCATATACTGAAAAACGCAAGCCCAGCAAAGATGAACTTAGATTATTCTGTATGAGATGCAGCAATGTAGTATCAATTACCCGAAATGGTATTAGGGATACAAGATTGAAAGTAACTTACTACGAGCCGTGGATGGAAAGATTTAAAGGCACTAAAACAAAAGTTTATTTCAGGCGGGATATTAATGCATATCAGGAATGCTGGGTGTTTGAGGCAAAAACTGACAGGTATATGGGTAAAGGTATTATACAAGGTCTCGTTCCGGCACTGGTAAAAACTGATCTTGATAAAAAACGTCTGGAAAAAGCATCCAAGTTAAAGGCTAATGCTAGAAAATATGTCAACAGTCATATCCCAGAGGGTAAAACTGATCTAAGTGAATTAATATTGGATGCTGAAGCCGGTGCTAAGATGCTTGCCGGAGAGACAAAAGAAGCTAATCCAAAGGTGACGAAAATATCTAAAACTGAAATGGCAGAGGCATTAGAAATTGAAAAGCATAAAAATGATGGCAATAAAGAAAACATCGAGATGCTAAAAGCTATCAATGAGCATCAATTAAAGAAAAAAGCTGAAGAGGTGCCAATTTTTCTAACCAGAAGAGAAGCTGAAGAATACCGAAGACAGCATTCAGCATGAATAGATCCCGGATATCTGAAAGTCTAATCAAAATATCATCAGGACTTTCTAAATTCCGGGATGACAGAGTGAGTTCTGAAAGTCTAATCAAAATATCATCAGGACTTTCTAAATTCCGGGATGACAGAGTGAGTTCTGAAAGTCTAATCAAAATATCATCAGGACAGAGTGAGTAACGAAAGGAGAAATATGAGTGCAACACAGACAAAAGTTTTTGATCAGGTGACACCACAGGACAATCTGATAAAAATAATGGCCGTAAGAGGATTATCACAGGCTGACGTATGTCGGGCTACGGGGCTGAGCAGTGCGACGGTAAGCACCTGGCTGGGCGGGAATTATCAGGCCAAAGATAAAAGAGTACAAGAAAGAATCAACAGTTTTATCCGGAGAGAAAAGGATAAGATGGAAATTTTATCAAAGAAATTACCTTTTTGTGATACTTCCATAGCTGTGGATATTCATGAAGCAATGCGCAACTGCCATATTAATTGCGAAACTGCTGTAATTACTGCGCCATCCGGTATCGGCAAAACTACTGCCATAAAAAAATATTGCCAGGATAACCCGGATTGTATATTGATACAAGTTATGCCGGGCATGACTAAAAAAAGACTGATTAAAAACATACATCAGGCTTTAGGCTTGGATGGAATAGGCTCTGCTGATGATTTAATTGATGATGTTATTAGAATTTTAACCAATTCTGGACGATTGCTTATACTTGATGAAGCAAATGCGCTAAAAGTAGACCTGATTAATCTACTACGCCGGATACAAGACATTAGCGATTATAGCTTTGGGCTTTTAATGGCTGGTTTGCCTGTATTAATTGAATATATCAGAGGTAGGAAACAGGACTTGGCGCAATTAAACAACCGTATTGGTATTTTATTACCATTAGGGCATCTGGATTCAAAAGATGTGGAAATACTGGTAAAATCTGTTATTCCTGATGCATCTGGCGAGGTTTGTACAGCATTTTATGAAGCTACTTACAGCAATACAAGAATATTGTCTAAGTTTATCAGCAGATCTATAGAAGTTGCTGGTCTAAACCACGTACCTATAAGCCCTGCGGTGGTTTCAAAAGTCTATGCTTCAATGAAAAAACTCTACGGCTAGCCTACCTTTTTTATATACAAAAAAGGTAGGACCAAAAAACTATCACATTAATTAAATGGAGATAAAAATCAATGTTCTGGATGTTTTTAGTCGGGCTTTTTAGCACTTTCTACAGTAATGAGCTTCTGGGTTTGCATCATATTGGAGGCCGGTCTTGAAGGCGACGAATGAGCAAAAACAAAAGATCAAAATGCTTCAAAAAAAGCTGGGCATCTCTGATAGCAACTACAGAGGACTTCTCTGGAATGGCTATAAGGTTGAAAGCTCCAAAGATATGAATACTCATCAGGCCAGAGAATTAATCAGAGATATGGAAGAGCAAGCTATCAAAGCTGGTGTCTGGGAAAAGAAAAAAAGCCCCAGAAACAAATTAAAATACAGCGATCATCCAGAAAATGAAGTTCTCGCAAGTCGTAAACAAAAAAGAATGCTCAATGCCATCTGGAATACCTCTGATGCAGTCAGGACAAAAACTGATGAAGCCTTTGAAAGCTTTGTCTGCAGAATCGCTAATGTTGATCACTTCAAATGGCTGCAAAAAAAAGATGTTCAAAAGGTCAAACTAGCCATAGAAAAGTTAAAGTAAAGTCGCTGGAGGGGTGGCTTCTTGGAAGTATAAATAACACGTGTTCTTTGCCCCCTCCGGGGATGATTTAAAAGGAGATAAAATGCACGGACTGAATGATATAGGAACGCATTATTGTGAAATAAGCGGTAAGCTGACTAAAATAAACAGTCTGACTGGCAATCCTATTAGACAATTTGAACCGAAAAAAGAAACAAAAAAGAAACGAAAGCCAATATGCACAAACGTTGGCGTTTGTATAAGTCATTTAGTTTGTGAAAAATGTATTTGGTACCAATAAACCTACTTTTCTTTATAGACAAAGAAAAGTAGGCAAAAGAAACTATCTTATTAATCGAAAGGAGAAGTATAAATGAAGATTACAATAATAACCAAACATTCAGGTTTAACAATACTAGGATCTATAACAAAATCTCAATTATTATCACTTTTTGAAAAGAAATTGGATAATCAGCCCAGGCCAATTCAAACACTAACTTCTGAAATGTTAGAAAAAATTAAATTGTTGCCTACATTTGATGCTGCTTTTACCCGCCAATGCAAAGATGACCTCATTAAAATGCTGGAGAAAATAGGCGTTGGGGCAAATTTCTTTGTTTCTGCAGACTGGGTGGCCATTTCTGCTACAAAAGCAAAATATGTTCAAAATCTGCTGACAAATTTGGAAGCTGGTCAGGATTATGAAGAGGCAAGGCAGCAAGCACTCAATGATTGTGCTGAAATGGGCAGAAAAGAAATACAAGACGAGATAAATTCCACATTTTGTACCAAACAAACAATAAACATCCGTCAGCCCTACCAGCCAACACAACACCCGATGAATGCCAGCGCCAACCTAGAAACAACACCTCTAGAGGTGCTCAATGCTTAGAGTTAAATTTGTTGATCATTCAGAATACCAGAAAAAGCTTTATCTGAATGGAATATTCATTTGTTTTCTGAGTAATGAAGAGATTAAGCGGATTAAGGATGCAGAAAAAGTCGAAACCACAGCTTCTTTTGAAGCAATAGAGGAGAAACAATATGCCTAGAAGAAAAAGTGCCCTTATCTGCTCAAGCTGGGAGGAATGCAACGCATTTTTATACCGCTTAGCAGAAATAAACGTTAAAACCAGCCAGCTTGAAGGCGAAATGACCACTAAAATCAATCAAATAAAAATTGATTACGATAGCCAGGCTAAAGGACTTAAAACTGAAAAAGCTGATATGGAAAAAGCTATCGAAGAATTTTGCGCCAATTGCAAAGATGAATTCACAAAAACCCGCAAAAAAGAAATGAGTTTTGGCGTTGTAGCCTATAGAATTACTCAAAAAGTTACAATTAGATCCATAGAAGCTTGTTTAACTGCTTTGAAATCATTAAATCTGCATAATTGCATAAGAATTAAAGAGGAGCCAAACAAAGATGCTATGGCTCAACTGGATGCTCAGACGCTGGCAAAATGCGGAGCGAGCCTAAAGACTGAAGATAAGTTAAAAATTGAGCCTGATATGGCAAAGATTAAAGTGGACTAAAGAAAGGAAACATTATGGAAGAAAAGGTAAAAGAACTCGAAGCTCGCATTGAACAGCTTGAAGAATGGCGAGAAAGAATACTTCAGGCTTGCGATACATTTGAAGCTCCGGCAGAGAATTAAAGCAGGTTAACTGATTGCAGGGCCCGCAAATCAGCTAACACAACAATAAGGAAAGGAATATGACCGATAAAATAAAAACGCAAGCAAAACGAAAGACGATTAAAAGTCAGTATAAACAATCATCATGCATTATTAAAAATGATAATCCAGTAACATTTAAGGAATATCTGGCAGGATTAGTTGCACAATTAACCTCTCAGGATATGCCAAACGAGGATTTATCTTATATTTTTGAAACCTGCGGTCGAGAAGTCGCAATTTCTCTGATAGAACACTGTGGCGGTTCTCAAATAAGCATACCTAGCAGCGCTTTTAAAGAACTTGAAAAGAGATACATCAGGGAAAGTTATGCTAAAGCGCCAAGCAGGACAACTATATTACGTCTTGTTAAAGAACTAAAAACAACTGATAAACTTATTGCAGAAGTATTAAAATGTCCTGATGAAAATGGATGTACTCAATTGAAACTTCTTGATGCACTGGAATGAATTACTGGAATTATTTTGATTATTGCATCCGCTATTACTGGAAAGCTTATGGCCTGGCCTCAATAGTGCTTGCTTTATTCGATATCGGAATTACCTGGTGTGAAAGTGGAAATAATATAGATGAAGCGAAAAGTGTTAAATGTAAAAGAAATAATAGAACGTGACTATGCCACAGACATAGACATGGCTATTCTTCTTTTTCATCAAATTCAGGAATTAATTGAAGACGACACTCAGGTCACCCTGGATTTTATAGATATTAATGATATCAATGAAAATTTTCTTGAGGAGCTAATAAGTCTGCTTTATGAGAGCTATTCAAGCAATTTTATCAGCACTCATCTGCGTCATAAGAATTGTAATGAATTTCACAAGGAATATATCGCTGATGCTATTAGAGCGATGAAAAAACTTTACAAGCTTGATGAAAGCTATCAGGATCTTTTCCCGTTTATTAACAAACCTGTCGAAACACCGGAAGGTGAGGGCATATTATGGCAGGTGTTTGCTGATAGGATCGGTGTGGTTTGTGACACCGGAGAACGAGACCATAAAGGTAATAAGATTCAAAAAGTATTCTTTTTTGACCCACTTTTCTTTACTACAAAGAAAAGTAGGCAAAAGAAACTATCACATTAATCAAAATGACAATTTTAAGCAGTTAAAAAACACATCTCATTTAGGGTGATAAAACAATAAGTAAACAAAAAAAATAGAAAGGAATGTGAAGAATGATTCAACCAAAAGCTAACCCGGACAGGATAAGAGAGCTAAGCAATAAAATAACTGAATTGCTCATAAAAGAAGATGCAGAATGGAAAGATGCTGTGGGTGCACTCAGTTTTGTTTTATATAAAAGCTTTCCAGAGCACACAGTGGCAAGAAACTTCTTGTTAGATTTATTTGATTCAAAAACATTTTAACAAGGGGCTTCAGCCCCTTGTTGGAGAGAAAAATAAAACCTGAACCTTGACAATTGAATAAGAAATTTTTTGTTGACTTATTTACTAAAATGGGAGTAAGATTTCAAAATGGATGAAAAAAGGAAAAAGACTCACAAGATAACTTTCTGGGTCGAAACTGAATTGCTGGAGGCGTTTACTAGAGCCTGCAAAGAAGAACGTAGAACAAAATCAAATATGCTAAGACTGTTATTGATGGATTACTTAGAAAGGAGGTCAAATAAGGACAAATGAAACACTGAAAGCTTCGGCGGTCACCAAAGCTCTCAATAAAAACAATAATTGTTTCTAATCAAATTTAACCATAAGAGCTTGAAAATATCAAGTTGTGGTGATTTATGGTCATTCCTGAAAATAAATTCAGGACAAGCTCTGAGCGCAGCGAAGGATCTCGTATGATGAGATTCTTTGCCAAGAAGCCTCATGATGACAATTTTAAGGTTCCAAGACAGTGAAAGGAAAAGATTTTATGAATTGTAAATTAGATGAAATAGAAAAACTACGATGTGATGCCAGTATTACATCTGATCAAATCAAGATTATATCTACACTTGGATCAAGATTTATGATCAATTGCTTTGAGGAAAAACAGAATAAACTGGTTGCTGCTGATATAGCCAGGGTATTTGATTTGATCATAGAAAAAGGCACTGAAATAGACAATGTGTTAGACAAAATGGAAGTAGAACTATGGAAAGGTTGCAGTGACACTGACCATAAGCGGACTTCGCCACCGGAATCAGGAAATCAGCAAGCAGAAAAGGAGAACGTGATTGAATGAGCGACTAAAAGAAAAAATAGTACGGGTGTTAAATGAATGGGAGCTTGAACCCGAGGATACCCCCGAAGAATCCATAAAGGAAGCATATAAAAGCGGACGGAAGTATACATACCTGGGCTGGAAGTATAACGAAGACGGCAGTCATACAGTAGCCCGGATGTTTAAAGGAGGCCGTATAATCATAACAAAAGAAATTTCTGGCTTAAATAAAGAAACATTAGCAAGATATTAGATATTAGATAATGAAAGGAAAAGATAATGAATATTAATTTTGAAGATTTAACCTTAGTAGAAAATGGAATTATCCCTGTTTATGCATTGAAACAGGACCCGACATTTAGAATTGTCATTGCAAGGGATGTTCATGCCTATTTGGAAACAGGAACTAGAATTAGTGACTGGTTTAATCGAGGTATCGAAACAAATAAATTAGTAGAGGGTGAAAATTTTGGACTT
This window contains:
- a CDS encoding STAS-like domain-containing protein yields the protein MKRKVLNVKEIIERDYATDIDMAILLFHQIQELIEDDTQVTLDFIDINDINENFLEELISLLYESYSSNFISTHLRHKNCNEFHKEYIADAIRAMKKLYKLDESYQDLFPFINKPVETPEGEGILWQVFADRIGVVCDTGERDHKGNKIQKVFFFDPLFFTTKKSRQKKLSH
- a CDS encoding AAA family ATPase → MSATQTKVFDQVTPQDNLIKIMAVRGLSQADVCRATGLSSATVSTWLGGNYQAKDKRVQERINSFIRREKDKMEILSKKLPFCDTSIAVDIHEAMRNCHINCETAVITAPSGIGKTTAIKKYCQDNPDCILIQVMPGMTKKRLIKNIHQALGLDGIGSADDLIDDVIRILTNSGRLLILDEANALKVDLINLLRRIQDISDYSFGLLMAGLPVLIEYIRGRKQDLAQLNNRIGILLPLGHLDSKDVEILVKSVIPDASGEVCTAFYEATYSNTRILSKFISRSIEVAGLNHVPISPAVVSKVYASMKKLYG
- a CDS encoding DUF1018 domain-containing protein, which gives rise to MLQKKLGISDSNYRGLLWNGYKVESSKDMNTHQARELIRDMEEQAIKAGVWEKKKSPRNKLKYSDHPENEVLASRKQKRMLNAIWNTSDAVRTKTDEAFESFVCRIANVDHFKWLQKKDVQKVKLAIEKLK
- a CDS encoding ribbon-helix-helix protein, CopG family, whose translation is MDEKRKKTHKITFWVETELLEAFTRACKEERRTKSNMLRLLLMDYLERRSNKDK
- a CDS encoding host-nuclease inhibitor Gam family protein, coding for MPRRKSALICSSWEECNAFLYRLAEINVKTSQLEGEMTTKINQIKIDYDSQAKGLKTEKADMEKAIEEFCANCKDEFTKTRKKEMSFGVVAYRITQKVTIRSIEACLTALKSLNLHNCIRIKEEPNKDAMAQLDAQTLAKCGASLKTEDKLKIEPDMAKIKVD